Proteins from one Mycobacterium sp. EPa45 genomic window:
- a CDS encoding PaaX family transcriptional regulator C-terminal domain-containing protein → MTARSVVLSVLLGAHPAWATSAELLQLTSDFGIREQTLRVALTRMVAAGDLVRSDDGYRLSDRLLNRQRRQDDALYPRARDWDGEWVTLLITAVGMDARARAALRTTLQVKRFGEIREGVWLRPDNLDEELPAEIAERVRVLRARDADPSGLTGQLWDLPGWAATGQRLLDEMAAAEDIPARFRAAAAIVRHLLTDPVLPNELLPAHWPGAELRQAYADFAAELVARRDEGRLVEAT, encoded by the coding sequence ATGACCGCGCGGTCGGTGGTGTTGAGCGTCCTGCTAGGTGCGCACCCGGCATGGGCGACTTCGGCTGAACTGCTGCAGTTGACATCGGATTTCGGCATCCGCGAGCAGACCCTGCGGGTGGCACTGACGCGGATGGTGGCCGCCGGCGATCTCGTACGCTCCGATGACGGCTACCGGTTGTCCGACCGGTTGTTGAACCGCCAGCGTCGCCAAGACGATGCACTCTATCCGCGCGCCCGCGACTGGGACGGCGAGTGGGTCACCTTGCTGATCACCGCGGTCGGCATGGACGCCCGAGCGCGCGCGGCACTGCGAACTACGTTGCAGGTCAAGCGGTTCGGCGAGATCCGGGAAGGGGTCTGGCTGCGTCCGGACAACCTCGACGAGGAGCTGCCCGCTGAGATCGCCGAGCGGGTGCGGGTGCTGCGCGCACGTGACGCCGACCCGTCGGGGTTGACCGGGCAGCTGTGGGACTTGCCCGGATGGGCAGCCACCGGCCAACGGCTGCTGGACGAGATGGCTGCCGCCGAGGATATCCCGGCGCGCTTTCGGGCCGCTGCCGCGATTGTGCGGCACCTGCTCACCGATCCGGTGCTGCCGAACGAGCTGCTGCCGGCGCACTGGCCCGGCGCAGAGCTTCGACAGGCCTACGCAGACTTCGCCGCCGAACTGGTTGCGCGGCGGGATGAGGGACGACTGGTGGAGGCGACATGA
- a CDS encoding DUF4242 domain-containing protein, which produces MSGTLPPGRCFLVEWYQAGPVAQLAEAVAAHLSDASATDDDSPPATLLMALTMPTDQTVFAVFSAASCEAVIQLCQRAGWPPDRISTDVDPWPAPQLT; this is translated from the coding sequence GTGAGCGGCACATTGCCCCCTGGCCGATGCTTCCTGGTGGAGTGGTACCAGGCTGGTCCGGTCGCGCAATTGGCGGAGGCGGTCGCCGCCCACCTCTCCGACGCCTCGGCGACGGACGATGACAGCCCACCGGCAACGTTGTTGATGGCGTTGACCATGCCGACGGACCAGACGGTTTTCGCCGTCTTCTCGGCTGCCAGCTGCGAGGCGGTCATTCAGCTCTGCCAGCGCGCCGGCTGGCCCCCGGACCGCATCAGCACCGACGTAGACCCTTGGCCCGCCCCTCAGCTGACCTAG
- a CDS encoding LuxR family transcriptional regulator has product MARGAVERARETEAVAHLLLRAESGPAGLLVEGEAGIGKTTLILDAREQAEDRNFRVLSAHGSPSEVTYAYAAVADLLRDVDSATLAALPDVHRLALERACVGDTAGSGPATDERTVATGFLSVIERISTQRPVLLAIDDAQWLDASSRAVISFAARRLTGRVGMILAFRTGDPEAADAQSWLHFPQPDTVARVTMEPLSLGGVHALVAARLGQTLPRPKITRIHEISGGNPLFALELATSAARDPSALGLELPDSLAALVRRRIGDAADDADVVLLTAACSAAPTIESVSLATEMPTVRTVEVLESMENLGIVRLDGNRVRFAHPLFATGVYANSPPSRRRAVHQKLAAHSARPEVRARHLALAATTADPDTLAALDTAAQATVTQGAPGVAAELVELAIKLGDDSVWRRIRAGELHFRAGSTIAARRHLQTALGEAPPGVLRCMALMWLGAVKAYDDDMTGAVAAMSEAVGEAGDDPALGLLCSLRLAIALVMADRLDDALKCAAQAVELSERLGVPGLRSQALSIWVAGKFAAGHGLDRESLQTALELEDPHGGATTWFRASATEAILTAYTGDLDRAETLMHRVREQMLDGGTEVDIIWAAVHLAAIALWSGRYADGTRLAEEALQRAEQMGGQFALITAWTPQAAAAAYSGREAEARAAAQMAIDTAYEIGADLMAKEPRSSLAFLEVSLSNYSAALTVLQPDLDAFDPAATEIEFGRHLPDAIEALSMLGRPDEAEPLVQALERNGTRVDRPWMLAMGARGRGHVLAARGDLDGAQRALEAAIAHHQRLPMPFETARTQLVLGQLQRRRRRKQDAAGSLREALQTFERLGAPLWATRVQAELARLDGSRGDGRALTPTELRIAELAATGLSNKEIATEMFISDKTVEMNLSRTYRKLGIRSRGGLSAALQTREV; this is encoded by the coding sequence GTGGCAAGGGGGGCCGTAGAGCGCGCGCGCGAAACCGAGGCGGTGGCTCACCTTCTCCTGCGCGCCGAAAGCGGTCCGGCCGGATTGCTGGTGGAGGGCGAAGCGGGCATCGGGAAGACGACGCTGATTCTCGACGCCCGCGAGCAGGCCGAGGACCGGAACTTTCGGGTGCTCAGCGCGCACGGGTCACCATCAGAGGTGACGTATGCCTACGCCGCGGTTGCGGACCTGTTGAGAGACGTGGACTCCGCGACCCTGGCGGCATTGCCCGATGTGCATCGGTTAGCTCTCGAACGCGCTTGCGTCGGTGATACGGCTGGCAGCGGACCGGCCACCGACGAACGCACGGTCGCGACCGGGTTTCTGTCGGTCATCGAGCGAATCAGCACGCAGCGGCCTGTGCTGTTGGCCATCGACGACGCGCAATGGCTCGATGCCTCCAGCCGGGCGGTGATCAGCTTCGCCGCACGAAGGCTCACTGGCCGGGTCGGCATGATCCTCGCCTTCCGCACCGGCGACCCCGAGGCAGCCGATGCACAGTCTTGGCTGCACTTCCCCCAGCCCGACACCGTAGCCCGCGTAACGATGGAACCGCTGAGCCTGGGCGGGGTACACGCCCTGGTGGCAGCCCGGCTGGGTCAAACATTGCCGCGCCCGAAAATCACCCGGATACACGAGATCTCCGGCGGCAACCCGCTCTTCGCACTCGAACTCGCCACCAGTGCGGCCCGCGATCCGAGCGCACTCGGCTTGGAGCTACCCGACAGCTTGGCCGCACTCGTCCGACGTCGCATCGGTGACGCTGCCGACGACGCTGACGTCGTGTTGCTGACCGCCGCATGCAGTGCTGCACCGACGATCGAGTCGGTCAGCCTCGCGACCGAGATGCCGACCGTCCGCACGGTCGAAGTGCTCGAGTCGATGGAGAACCTGGGAATCGTGCGCCTCGACGGTAACCGGGTGCGATTCGCCCATCCCTTGTTCGCCACCGGTGTCTACGCCAATTCGCCACCCTCGCGTCGCAGGGCCGTGCATCAGAAACTGGCCGCCCACTCCGCGCGCCCCGAGGTCCGGGCCCGGCATCTCGCGCTCGCCGCCACCACGGCTGATCCGGACACTCTGGCGGCACTGGACACGGCCGCCCAAGCCACAGTTACCCAAGGCGCTCCCGGCGTGGCCGCCGAATTGGTCGAACTGGCAATAAAACTCGGCGATGACAGCGTGTGGCGCCGCATTCGGGCCGGCGAGCTGCATTTCCGGGCCGGCTCGACGATCGCAGCCCGCAGGCATCTGCAGACCGCGCTCGGTGAGGCACCGCCTGGAGTGCTGCGGTGCATGGCGTTGATGTGGCTGGGCGCGGTGAAGGCCTACGACGACGATATGACCGGCGCGGTCGCGGCGATGAGCGAAGCGGTCGGCGAGGCCGGCGATGACCCGGCCCTCGGATTGCTGTGTTCGCTGCGGCTGGCGATCGCCCTGGTGATGGCCGATCGTCTCGACGACGCGCTGAAATGCGCTGCGCAGGCGGTCGAATTATCGGAGCGTCTCGGAGTGCCGGGTCTGCGCAGCCAGGCGCTCTCGATCTGGGTGGCGGGCAAGTTCGCGGCCGGGCACGGACTTGATCGCGAGTCGCTGCAGACGGCGCTCGAGCTCGAGGATCCACACGGTGGGGCAACCACCTGGTTTCGAGCCAGCGCCACTGAGGCGATTCTCACCGCCTATACCGGCGATCTCGATCGAGCCGAGACGTTGATGCACCGTGTCCGAGAGCAGATGCTCGACGGCGGCACAGAGGTTGACATCATCTGGGCTGCAGTTCATTTGGCGGCGATCGCCCTGTGGTCGGGACGTTATGCCGACGGCACCCGACTCGCCGAAGAGGCATTGCAGCGGGCCGAGCAGATGGGTGGGCAATTTGCCCTCATCACGGCGTGGACGCCGCAAGCCGCCGCAGCAGCCTACAGCGGCCGCGAAGCCGAGGCGCGTGCGGCGGCGCAGATGGCCATCGATACCGCCTATGAGATCGGTGCGGATCTGATGGCGAAGGAGCCCCGCAGCAGCCTGGCCTTCCTCGAAGTATCGCTGAGCAACTATTCCGCAGCGCTCACCGTCCTCCAGCCCGACCTCGACGCCTTCGATCCCGCCGCCACCGAGATCGAGTTCGGCCGCCATCTGCCCGACGCGATCGAAGCACTCTCGATGCTCGGCCGGCCTGATGAAGCAGAGCCGCTTGTGCAGGCGCTGGAGCGCAACGGAACTCGCGTCGACAGGCCCTGGATGCTGGCAATGGGTGCACGCGGGCGAGGTCATGTGTTGGCCGCCCGCGGTGACCTGGACGGGGCGCAACGTGCCCTCGAGGCGGCTATCGCACACCATCAACGGTTGCCGATGCCGTTCGAAACCGCCCGCACTCAACTGGTGTTGGGTCAGCTGCAGCGCCGCCGCCGGCGCAAACAGGATGCTGCGGGGTCGCTGCGTGAGGCGCTGCAGACCTTCGAGCGACTCGGTGCACCGCTGTGGGCAACGCGTGTCCAGGCCGAGCTCGCGCGCCTCGACGGCTCACGTGGTGACGGACGCGCTTTGACCCCCACCGAGCTGCGGATCGCCGAATTGGCAGCTACTGGGCTGTCGAATAAAGAGATCGCCACCGAGATGTTCATCTCCGACAAGACGGTCGAGATGAACTTGTCCCGGACCTACCGCAAACTGGGCATCCGCTCCCGGGGCGGCCTCTCTGCGGCGCTGCAGACCCGAGAGGTCTAG
- a CDS encoding crotonase/enoyl-CoA hydratase family protein, translated as MSDEPVRVERKGPVTTVIIDRPQARNAVNGPTAMALFNAFDEFDKDESASVAVLWGDNGTFCAGADLKAIGTPETNPTHRPRTGSDVAGRAAPGPMGPSRMQLSKPVIAAVSGYAVAGGLELALWCDLRVAEEDAVFGVFCRRWGVPLIDGGTVRLPRLIGHSRAMDLILTGRAVDAQEALAIGLANRVVPKGQARRAAEELAAELAELPQLCLRSDRMSMLNQWGESEADAMDFEFGSLSRVAAESLAGAQRFAQGAGRHGTKA; from the coding sequence ATGAGCGACGAACCTGTGCGGGTAGAACGCAAAGGACCGGTGACGACGGTGATCATCGACCGGCCACAGGCCCGCAACGCCGTCAACGGTCCCACCGCGATGGCGTTGTTCAACGCGTTCGACGAATTCGACAAAGACGAGTCGGCATCGGTGGCCGTACTCTGGGGCGACAACGGAACCTTCTGCGCCGGAGCCGATCTCAAAGCCATCGGCACACCTGAGACCAACCCCACCCATCGCCCTCGGACAGGGTCCGATGTCGCCGGCCGAGCGGCTCCGGGGCCGATGGGGCCCAGCCGCATGCAGCTGTCCAAACCCGTGATCGCCGCGGTCAGCGGGTACGCGGTCGCCGGCGGCCTCGAGCTGGCGTTGTGGTGTGACTTACGGGTGGCCGAAGAGGACGCGGTGTTCGGGGTGTTCTGCCGTCGCTGGGGAGTTCCCCTGATCGACGGGGGCACGGTGCGGCTGCCCAGGTTGATCGGTCACAGCCGGGCGATGGACCTGATCCTCACCGGCCGCGCCGTCGATGCCCAGGAGGCGCTGGCCATCGGCCTGGCCAACCGGGTGGTTCCGAAAGGGCAGGCCCGCCGGGCTGCCGAGGAGCTGGCCGCGGAGCTCGCGGAGTTACCTCAGCTCTGCCTGCGCTCGGACCGGATGTCGATGCTCAATCAGTGGGGTGAATCCGAAGCCGACGCCATGGATTTCGAATTCGGCAGCCTGTCGCGGGTGGCAGCCGAATCATTGGCCGGGGCACAGCGATTCGCCCAGGGCGCCGGCCGCCACGGCACAAAGGCCTAG